The following proteins are co-located in the Candidatus Cloacimonadota bacterium genome:
- a CDS encoding 4Fe-4S binding protein, whose product MKKKSQGKIIKDTGSLEKVKVKGSLVDDPGDYKKTPVHIYYEWCKKCGICVAFCPTGTLAERPDGAPYVKYPDKCTHCEKCDMLCPDYAITGAATNERVENVNR is encoded by the coding sequence ATGAAAAAGAAATCTCAAGGCAAGATAATCAAAGATACTGGTTCTCTTGAAAAGGTTAAAGTAAAGGGATCGTTAGTTGATGATCCCGGTGATTATAAGAAGACACCTGTTCATATTTATTATGAATGGTGTAAAAAATGTGGAATCTGCGTAGCATTTTGCCCTACCGGAACCTTAGCGGAAAGACCCGATGGAGCTCCCTACGTAAAATATCCGGACAAATGTACACATTGCGAAAAATGTGATATGCTATGTCCTGATTACGCCATTACCGGTGCTGCTACAAATGAAAGGGTGGAAAATGTCAACCGTTAA
- a CDS encoding 2-oxoacid:acceptor oxidoreductase subunit alpha: MSTVKKNNYTKTPVLMQGNEAVVQGALDAGLTFFGGYPITPSTEIAEILSAELPKIGGRFIQMEDELGSMASIIGASIAGRKSMTATSGPGFSLMQENIGFAMMTEVPCVVVNVQRGGPSTGLPTSPSQGDLMQARWGTHGDHPVIALYPDSILECYALTIRAFNLAEKYRTPVILLMDEVLGHMRESIILPPKDQLNIINRIPPNVPPEWYRHYKNNPKYISPLANFGEGYRFHITGLTHDEKGFPTQKLDEIQAKMDKLQNKIKDNLDDLIQIEDFYMEDAEVAIFAAGIVARSAKEAVKQARAKGIKAGLVRPLTIWPFPDHDVETMLETSKSIIVAELNQGQMINEVKRVTSHLPHKKFHKLQKYNGELITPEEILKKITEVK, translated from the coding sequence ATGTCAACCGTTAAAAAAAATAATTACACAAAAACACCTGTTCTTATGCAGGGAAATGAAGCTGTTGTACAGGGAGCATTGGATGCCGGATTAACTTTTTTCGGTGGATATCCGATAACGCCTTCAACAGAGATTGCAGAAATTCTTTCCGCGGAATTACCTAAGATCGGTGGTAGATTTATTCAGATGGAAGACGAACTTGGCAGCATGGCAAGTATTATCGGTGCAAGTATTGCCGGAAGAAAATCAATGACTGCCACAAGTGGTCCCGGATTTTCGCTTATGCAAGAAAATATCGGTTTTGCAATGATGACGGAAGTACCTTGTGTAGTGGTAAATGTTCAGCGTGGTGGACCGAGTACCGGTTTGCCCACCAGCCCTTCCCAAGGTGATCTAATGCAAGCAAGATGGGGAACTCATGGCGATCACCCCGTAATTGCTTTGTATCCCGATTCGATTTTGGAATGTTACGCATTAACTATTCGCGCCTTTAATCTTGCAGAAAAATATCGAACTCCGGTAATTCTCCTCATGGATGAAGTTCTCGGACATATGCGAGAATCCATCATTCTACCTCCTAAAGATCAATTGAATATCATAAATAGAATTCCTCCTAATGTGCCACCTGAATGGTATCGCCATTATAAAAACAACCCCAAATACATTTCTCCTTTGGCGAATTTTGGAGAAGGATATCGCTTTCATATTACAGGATTAACTCATGATGAAAAAGGATTTCCAACTCAAAAACTTGATGAAATTCAAGCAAAAATGGATAAACTACAAAATAAAATCAAAGATAATCTCGATGATCTTATTCAGATTGAAGATTTTTATATGGAAGACGCAGAAGTTGCTATTTTTGCAGCCGGAATTGTGGCTCGTTCTGCAAAAGAAGCTGTGAAACAAGCAAGAGCAAAAGGTATCAAAGCCGGGCTTGTCAGACCACTTACAATTTGGCCATTTCCTGATCACGACGTTGAAACAATGTTAGAAACTTCAAAATCAATTATTGTTGCCGAACTTAATCAGGGGCAAATGATTAATGAAGTGAAACGAGTAACAAGTCACCTTCCACATAAGAAATTTCATAAATTGCAAAAATATAACGGTGAACTGATAACACCCGAAGAAATCCTCAAAAAAATAACGGAGGTAAAGTGA
- a CDS encoding thiamine pyrophosphate-dependent enzyme — MKYHKNIPQKVIHRYLRHDKKFPHVWCPGCGNGTVLGDILRAIYHLGLTKDEIVMVSGIGCSSRMPVYVDFNTLHTTHGRAIAFATGIKFANPKLKTIVITGDGDATAIGGNHFIHACRRNIDITIIIINNNIYGMTGGQASPTTAPGKFATTAPYGAIESNFDICNLAIGAGASFVARTTAFHTTEARKLFEKAFMKKGCSVIDVITQCPVAYGKRNNLSTAVQMLKWQKEQTIPKAAYDKIPEEKRKGKVIRGILHEDDKNEFTAEYQKLIEKVQK; from the coding sequence GTGAAATACCATAAAAATATTCCCCAAAAAGTAATACATAGATACCTTCGCCACGACAAAAAATTTCCTCACGTTTGGTGTCCTGGTTGTGGAAACGGAACAGTTCTCGGTGATATACTTCGCGCCATTTATCATCTTGGACTGACAAAAGATGAAATAGTGATGGTTTCAGGAATTGGTTGCTCAAGCAGAATGCCGGTTTATGTAGATTTCAATACGCTTCATACCACTCACGGGCGGGCAATTGCTTTTGCTACCGGAATTAAATTTGCTAATCCCAAACTTAAAACTATAGTCATAACCGGAGACGGCGATGCTACTGCGATCGGTGGAAATCACTTTATTCATGCGTGCAGAAGAAATATTGATATCACCATCATTATTATAAATAATAATATTTATGGAATGACCGGCGGGCAGGCATCTCCCACTACTGCTCCCGGCAAATTTGCCACTACTGCACCTTATGGAGCGATAGAGTCTAATTTTGATATTTGTAATCTCGCCATAGGTGCCGGTGCAAGTTTTGTTGCCCGAACCACTGCTTTTCATACAACAGAAGCCAGAAAATTATTTGAAAAAGCATTTATGAAAAAAGGCTGTTCTGTAATTGACGTTATTACTCAGTGCCCTGTTGCTTACGGAAAAAGAAATAATCTTTCCACCGCTGTTCAGATGTTGAAATGGCAAAAGGAACAAACCATACCCAAAGCTGCTTATGATAAAATCCCTGAAGAAAAAAGAAAAGGTAAAGTGATTCGTGGAATACTTCACGAAGATGATAAAAACGAGTTTACAGCCGAGTATCAAAAACTAATTGAAAAAGTTCAGAAGTAA
- a CDS encoding 2-oxoacid:acceptor oxidoreductase family protein: MKSQIRLSGSGGQGLILAGIILAEAATLKGKQVLQSQSYGPESRGGKSRSDVIIDDKTIYFAHAVDLDILLSLTQEAADEYIPMLKNSGIFIYDSENVRINPLENEAIGIPFSKIALDELKTVMAVNIITLGFIAKITNLITQKDLENVITKKIRKKFVDLDLKAVKLGFKLGKKYLEEEKR, encoded by the coding sequence GTGAAATCTCAAATAAGATTAAGCGGAAGCGGCGGGCAAGGGCTCATCCTTGCTGGAATTATTTTAGCTGAAGCAGCTACATTAAAAGGAAAGCAAGTTCTTCAATCCCAAAGTTATGGTCCCGAATCACGCGGTGGAAAAAGCCGTTCTGATGTTATTATTGACGATAAAACAATCTATTTTGCTCATGCGGTTGATCTGGATATCCTGCTAAGCCTAACTCAAGAAGCAGCGGATGAATATATCCCCATGCTGAAAAATAGCGGTATCTTTATATATGATTCGGAAAACGTCAGAATAAATCCACTTGAAAACGAAGCAATCGGAATTCCATTTTCAAAAATCGCTCTTGATGAACTAAAGACTGTTATGGCAGTTAATATTATTACTCTTGGTTTTATTGCAAAAATTACAAATCTCATAACTCAAAAAGACTTGGAAAACGTAATCACGAAAAAAATTAGGAAAAAATTCGTAGATCTGGATTTGAAGGCAGTTAAACTTGGCTTCAAACTTGGGAAAAAATATTTGGAAGAAGAAAAAAGATAA